A genomic segment from uncultured Erythrobacter sp. encodes:
- a CDS encoding TorF family putative porin gives MSIRFASAASAVALIACFATPAFAGETQAAPAGPADEIEIAVTEADQAAVALRAIEPIDLATATGQEEEASDITLSGSATLTSDYRFRGVSQSDEGMAVQGGFTLAHSSGLYAGAWGSNLSGWGTFGGANMELDLFAGFKLPVGEGTLDTGLVWYMYPSGADTTDFAELYAKLSGSVGPIGLTAGVAYAPSQEALGNAFPVGSPPNPGDKEDNLYLSGDATYGISGAPITLKAHLGYSDGNPGLGPNGTSIAPTGTYLDWLIGADIVPIPGLTLSVAYVDTDITEGEANLIRPNFATLAGDSISDATVVFSVTASF, from the coding sequence ATGTCCATTCGTTTTGCCTCGGCCGCTTCGGCCGTCGCTCTCATCGCCTGTTTTGCCACGCCTGCCTTTGCAGGTGAGACGCAAGCCGCTCCCGCTGGCCCGGCCGATGAAATCGAAATCGCCGTGACCGAGGCCGATCAGGCCGCTGTTGCTTTGCGCGCTATCGAGCCGATCGACCTTGCCACTGCCACGGGCCAGGAAGAAGAAGCGTCCGACATCACCCTCTCGGGATCGGCCACCCTCACCAGCGACTACCGCTTCCGCGGCGTGTCGCAGTCGGATGAAGGCATGGCCGTGCAGGGCGGCTTTACGCTCGCCCATTCGAGCGGCCTTTATGCCGGTGCCTGGGGTTCGAACCTGTCGGGCTGGGGCACCTTCGGCGGCGCCAACATGGAGCTCGACCTATTTGCCGGGTTCAAGCTTCCGGTCGGCGAAGGCACGCTGGACACCGGCCTTGTGTGGTACATGTACCCCTCGGGCGCTGACACCACCGACTTCGCTGAGCTTTACGCTAAGCTTTCGGGCAGCGTCGGCCCCATCGGGCTGACCGCGGGCGTCGCCTATGCGCCGTCGCAAGAAGCACTGGGCAATGCCTTCCCGGTCGGCAGTCCGCCCAACCCGGGCGACAAGGAAGACAACCTCTACCTTTCGGGCGATGCGACCTATGGCATCAGCGGCGCGCCGATCACGCTGAAGGCTCACCTCGGCTATTCGGACGGGAACCCCGGCCTTGGCCCCAACGGCACCAGCATTGCGCCGACCGGCACCTATCTCGACTGGCTGATCGGTGCGGACATCGTGCCGATTCCGGGCCTGACGCTGTCGGTTGCCTATGTCGATACCGACATCACCGAAGGCGAAGCCAACCTGATCCGCCCGAACTTCGCCACGCTGGCGGGCGATTCGATCTCGGACGCGACTGTGGTGTTCTCGGTCACCGCTTCGTTCTGA
- a CDS encoding penicillin acylase family protein, which produces MRKAILAATTAALLAVPASEALAGKRYEATITRTTFGIPHIKARDWRGVGYGVAYAYAEDNLCLLAEEFATVAGERSLHFGPQATATLGFEQVDNLSSDVFFRSIIDLPTLREGAKSLTPRVIGLLDGYVAGYNRFLKDAGAEGIPAECRGKAWVRPITRDDMLRLNEKQMLLASSLNLAPAIANAAPPGSPAPKVAINMPKPDELGLGSNGWAFGGDVTANGRGMLIGNPHFPWKGPSRFWQMHVTGPDGYDVMGVGLAGTPLPTLGFNKDIAWTHTVTQAKHFTLFQLTLDPADPTRYMVDGTSTPMTRQTVTVPMPEGTPAVTRTLYSTRFGPVFVIPARGVTWSAATAFAVRDANRSNQRGIETWLRIGEAKNVGEVKAAVTETLGIPWVNTIASDRYGDALHADVTAVPNVSADKIKTCSTPISGLFAELAVLLDGTREACDWDVAAGTPTPGLMPAGDQAATIVRSYLTNSNDSYWISNPAMPHRQLSPILGEYGTARSLRTRSNFTETAALLAGGKVDHARAQAHAFANKSLAADMTLDEITVLCTVTEGLPDATVRGCNALAGWDRRFEATSRGAALFRAFWAKAGRLPGLWQVPFDPADPVNTPRALAVDGAKGEKLLAALAEAVADLDKANIPLDAPWGDVQRVMAGNDAIAIHGGPGTLGILNMQESRPAPYGGLMPVHGTSYIQIVGFDDKGPVADAILSYSQSTNPASPHAADQTRAYAAKQWHRLPFAKAEIAAAAISKPKRIAE; this is translated from the coding sequence ATGCGCAAGGCGATTTTGGCGGCCACGACAGCTGCACTCCTGGCAGTTCCGGCGAGCGAGGCTTTGGCGGGCAAGCGCTACGAAGCGACCATCACCCGCACCACCTTCGGCATCCCGCATATCAAGGCGCGCGACTGGCGCGGTGTCGGCTACGGCGTGGCCTATGCCTATGCCGAGGATAATCTGTGCCTACTGGCCGAGGAATTCGCCACCGTGGCGGGCGAACGCTCGCTCCATTTCGGGCCGCAAGCCACAGCCACGCTCGGGTTCGAGCAGGTCGACAACCTCTCCTCCGATGTGTTCTTCCGCTCGATCATTGATTTGCCGACGCTGCGTGAAGGGGCCAAGTCGCTAACCCCGCGCGTCATCGGGCTGCTGGACGGTTATGTCGCCGGCTATAACCGCTTCCTCAAGGATGCAGGCGCTGAGGGCATCCCGGCCGAATGCCGCGGCAAGGCCTGGGTCCGCCCGATCACGCGCGACGATATGCTGCGGCTGAATGAAAAGCAGATGCTGCTCGCCAGTTCGCTCAACCTCGCGCCTGCGATTGCCAATGCCGCCCCTCCCGGCAGCCCCGCGCCCAAGGTTGCGATCAATATGCCTAAGCCTGACGAGCTGGGCCTCGGCAGCAACGGCTGGGCCTTCGGCGGGGATGTGACCGCGAATGGGCGCGGGATGCTGATCGGCAATCCGCACTTCCCGTGGAAAGGCCCCAGCCGCTTCTGGCAGATGCATGTGACCGGGCCGGATGGCTATGACGTGATGGGCGTCGGCCTAGCCGGCACGCCGCTACCGACGCTGGGCTTCAACAAGGACATCGCCTGGACCCATACCGTCACGCAGGCCAAGCACTTCACGCTGTTCCAGCTGACGCTCGATCCTGCTGACCCGACCCGCTACATGGTCGATGGGACAAGCACGCCGATGACGCGCCAGACCGTCACCGTGCCGATGCCCGAGGGCACGCCCGCCGTCACCCGCACGCTGTATAGCACCCGCTTCGGCCCGGTCTTCGTGATCCCCGCGCGCGGCGTCACCTGGAGTGCGGCAACCGCCTTTGCGGTGCGCGATGCCAATCGCAGCAACCAGCGCGGTATCGAAACCTGGCTGCGCATCGGCGAGGCGAAGAATGTCGGCGAAGTGAAGGCCGCGGTGACGGAAACGCTCGGCATTCCGTGGGTCAACACCATCGCGTCTGACCGTTACGGCGATGCGCTGCACGCCGATGTGACCGCGGTTCCGAATGTTTCGGCTGACAAGATCAAGACCTGCTCGACGCCGATTTCGGGCCTGTTTGCCGAACTCGCCGTGCTGCTCGATGGCACCCGTGAGGCCTGCGACTGGGATGTGGCGGCAGGCACCCCGACCCCCGGCCTGATGCCGGCAGGCGATCAGGCGGCGACCATCGTGCGCAGCTACCTCACCAATTCGAACGATTCCTACTGGATCAGCAACCCGGCAATGCCGCATCGCCAGCTGTCGCCGATCCTTGGCGAATATGGCACCGCGCGCAGCCTGCGCACCCGTTCGAACTTTACGGAGACGGCGGCGCTACTGGCGGGCGGCAAGGTGGATCATGCCCGCGCGCAGGCCCACGCCTTCGCCAACAAGAGCCTCGCCGCCGACATGACGCTGGACGAGATCACAGTGCTGTGCACCGTGACCGAAGGGCTGCCCGATGCGACGGTGCGCGGCTGCAATGCCTTGGCTGGATGGGATCGCCGCTTCGAAGCGACGAGCCGCGGCGCAGCGCTGTTCCGCGCCTTCTGGGCCAAGGCAGGCCGCTTGCCCGGCCTGTGGCAGGTGCCGTTCGATCCCGCCGATCCGGTAAACACCCCGCGCGCACTGGCGGTTGATGGGGCCAAGGGCGAGAAACTGCTCGCAGCGCTGGCTGAAGCCGTGGCTGACCTCGACAAGGCCAACATCCCGCTCGATGCGCCGTGGGGCGACGTGCAGCGGGTCATGGCCGGGAACGATGCCATCGCGATCCACGGCGGCCCCGGCACGCTCGGCATCCTCAACATGCAGGAATCGCGCCCCGCCCCCTATGGCGGGCTGATGCCGGTGCACGGGACGAGCTATATCCAGATCGTGGGCTTCGATGACAAAGGCCCGGTTGCGGACGCCATCCTCAGCTATTCGCAATCGACCAATCCCGCCTCTCCCCACGCCGCCGATCAGACCCGCGCCTATGCCGCCAAGCAGTGGCACCGGCTGCCATTTGCCAAGGCCGAGATCGCCGCCGCAGCAATCAGCAAGCCCAAGCGCATCGCCGAATAG
- a CDS encoding haloacid dehalogenase type II has translation MPEPTLPRALAFDVFGTVVDWRTSVARESARFLERIGQDPGTAAAFADAWRRQYIAAMIGMKKSGRAFVPLDVLHREMLEATLREWRVDPSRIDEALLADWNRAWHRLDPWPDAVAGLTRLKTRFPIVTLSNGNVALLLAMARHGGLPWDAILGAEVSGFYKPDPRAYLRTAELLGIAPGELSLVAAHHGDLAAARACGLLTAYVDRPEEYGGAPAPDADYIQTWEWSATSLTDLADQLGC, from the coding sequence ATGCCAGAACCCACCCTGCCCAGAGCCCTCGCCTTCGATGTGTTCGGCACGGTGGTCGACTGGCGCACCAGCGTCGCGCGCGAATCCGCCAGGTTTCTGGAGCGGATTGGGCAAGACCCCGGCACCGCCGCAGCCTTCGCTGATGCTTGGCGCCGGCAGTATATCGCGGCGATGATCGGGATGAAGAAATCGGGCCGGGCCTTCGTCCCGCTCGATGTGCTGCATCGCGAAATGCTCGAGGCGACCTTGCGCGAATGGAGGGTGGATCCCAGCCGGATCGACGAGGCGCTGCTGGCCGACTGGAACCGGGCGTGGCACCGGCTCGACCCGTGGCCCGACGCGGTTGCGGGGCTGACCCGGCTCAAGACGCGGTTTCCGATTGTCACGCTGTCGAACGGCAATGTCGCGCTGCTGTTGGCGATGGCGCGGCATGGCGGGTTGCCGTGGGACGCGATCCTCGGCGCGGAGGTGAGCGGTTTCTACAAGCCTGACCCGAGAGCCTACCTGCGCACCGCCGAGCTGCTGGGCATCGCGCCTGGCGAGCTCAGCCTCGTCGCCGCGCACCACGGCGATCTTGCCGCCGCCCGCGCCTGCGGATTGCTGACCGCCTATGTCGATCGCCCGGAGGAATATGGCGGCGCGCCGGCACCCGATGCCGATTACATCCAGACTTGGGAATGGTCCGCCACCAGCCTGACTGACCTTGCCGATCAATTGGGCTGCTGA
- a CDS encoding metalloregulator ArsR/SmtB family transcription factor: MDDLGTQVWAVDALGALAHETRLAVFRMLVKAGPDGMIAGAIAEHQSVPPSTMSHHLATLERAGLVQSERESRLIHYRADYPGMRRLLTFLMQDCCQGAPEMCSDLMAGLACEPHG, encoded by the coding sequence ATGGACGATCTTGGCACGCAGGTCTGGGCGGTGGATGCGCTGGGGGCTCTCGCCCATGAAACGCGGCTCGCGGTGTTTCGGATGCTGGTCAAGGCTGGCCCTGACGGCATGATTGCTGGCGCGATTGCCGAACATCAGAGCGTGCCGCCCTCGACCATGTCGCATCATCTGGCGACGCTCGAGCGCGCCGGACTGGTGCAGTCCGAACGCGAAAGCCGCTTGATCCATTATCGCGCCGACTATCCCGGAATGCGCCGACTGCTCACGTTCCTGATGCAGGACTGCTGCCAAGGCGCGCCCGAAATGTGCTCCGATCTGATGGCCGGACTGGCCTGCGAACCCCACGGCTGA
- a CDS encoding arsenate reductase ArsC has translation MTDTPFTVLVLCTGNSARSILGEALFNHLGHGRVRAFSAGSKPKGVPHPGALRLLARRGIDTAAFRSKSWDEFTAHGAPRIDLAITVCGNAAGEACPVFLGSPLKAHWGLPDPADVSGTEAEVDAAFEETWRLLEMRVQAFLALDRAALSAPALKAALADIGALEGAAT, from the coding sequence ATGACCGACACCCCTTTCACTGTGCTGGTGCTGTGCACCGGCAATTCGGCCCGCTCGATCCTCGGCGAGGCGCTGTTCAACCATCTCGGGCACGGCCGGGTGCGGGCCTTCAGCGCCGGGAGCAAGCCCAAGGGCGTGCCGCATCCGGGCGCGCTCAGGCTGCTGGCGCGGCGCGGGATCGACACCGCCGCCTTCCGATCGAAAAGCTGGGACGAGTTCACAGCCCACGGCGCGCCGCGGATTGATCTGGCGATCACCGTGTGCGGCAATGCCGCGGGCGAAGCCTGTCCGGTGTTCCTCGGCAGCCCGCTTAAAGCCCATTGGGGCCTGCCCGATCCGGCAGACGTCTCCGGCACCGAAGCCGAAGTGGATGCTGCCTTCGAGGAAACTTGGCGCTTGCTGGAAATGCGGGTGCAGGCATTCCTTGCGCTCGACCGAGCGGCGCTCAGCGCCCCCGCGCTGAAGGCTGCGCTGGCCGACATTGGCGCGCTGGAAGGGGCTGCCACATGA
- the arsB gene encoding ACR3 family arsenite efflux transporter, which produces MTTDASPLGLFERYLSVWVLLAILAGLGLGMTAPDTVGILAGLEYASVNLVVAVLIWAMIFPMMVGVDFGSIRDIGRKPKGLVITLVINWLIKPFTMAALAVLFFDYLYAGILPRGDAQQYIAGLILLGAAPCTAMVFVWAQMTRGDPAYTLVQVSVNDLVMIIAFAPIVALLLGVTDIVVPWETLLLSVVLYVVIPLVAGAFARSRVIAAHGGDDAAVDAFTAKLKPWSVIGLLATVVLLFAFQAGTIVANPLLIVLIAIPIIIQSYGIFAIAYAWAFAWKVPHNIAAPCALIGTSNFFELAVAVAIGLFGLSSGAALATVVGVLVEVPVMLSLVAFANRTRARFPGTPA; this is translated from the coding sequence ATGACCACGGACGCATCGCCGCTGGGCCTGTTCGAGCGTTACCTTTCGGTCTGGGTGCTGCTCGCCATTCTGGCTGGGCTGGGGCTGGGCATGACGGCGCCGGACACAGTCGGCATCCTTGCGGGGCTCGAATATGCCTCGGTCAATCTGGTGGTCGCCGTGCTGATCTGGGCGATGATCTTCCCGATGATGGTCGGGGTCGATTTCGGCAGCATCCGCGACATCGGCCGCAAGCCGAAGGGGCTGGTCATCACGCTGGTGATCAACTGGCTGATCAAGCCCTTCACGATGGCGGCATTGGCGGTGCTGTTCTTCGACTATCTCTATGCCGGGATCCTGCCGCGCGGCGACGCTCAGCAGTATATCGCCGGGCTGATCCTGCTGGGCGCTGCGCCCTGCACCGCGATGGTGTTCGTCTGGGCGCAAATGACGCGGGGCGATCCCGCCTACACGCTGGTGCAGGTGTCGGTGAACGATCTCGTCATGATCATCGCCTTTGCGCCGATCGTAGCGCTGCTGCTGGGGGTGACCGACATTGTCGTGCCGTGGGAGACACTGCTGCTGTCGGTGGTGCTTTATGTGGTGATCCCGCTGGTCGCCGGAGCCTTTGCGCGCAGCCGTGTTATTGCCGCGCATGGCGGCGACGACGCGGCGGTTGACGCCTTTACGGCCAAGCTGAAGCCGTGGTCAGTGATCGGCCTGCTGGCGACCGTGGTGCTGTTGTTCGCATTTCAGGCGGGCACGATTGTCGCCAATCCGCTCCTGATCGTGCTGATCGCGATCCCGATCATCATCCAGTCCTATGGCATCTTCGCCATCGCCTATGCCTGGGCTTTCGCGTGGAAGGTGCCGCATAACATTGCGGCGCCCTGTGCCTTGATCGGCACCTCCAACTTCTTCGAACTGGCGGTCGCGGTTGCCATCGGACTGTTCGGCCTGTCGAGCGGCGCGGCCTTGGCGACGGTGGTGGGCGTGCTGGTCGAAGTGCCGGTGATGCTCTCGCTGGTCGCCTTCGCCAACCGCACCCGCGCGCGCTTTCCGGGAACCCCAGCATGA
- the arsH gene encoding arsenical resistance protein ArsH, giving the protein MTEYQWLRTLPDPAHLPALKPEYAHRRPALGLGPLDPPPRILLLYGSLRERSFSRLVVEEAARLLQFYGCETRIFDPRDLPMPDAIAGDDHPAVHELREHSLWSEGQVWCSPERHGQITGIMKTQIDHLPLAYQGLRPTQGRTLAVMQVCAGSQSFNSVNTLRILGRWMRMFTIPNQSSVAKAYLEFDAAGRMNPSSYYDRIVDVVEELVRFTVLLRPHAEQLVDRYSERKDQDTPVETPADAAGITGA; this is encoded by the coding sequence ATGACCGAATATCAGTGGCTGAGAACCCTGCCCGATCCCGCGCATCTGCCCGCGCTGAAGCCGGAATATGCGCATCGCCGCCCGGCGCTCGGCCTCGGCCCGCTCGATCCGCCGCCGCGCATCCTGCTGCTCTATGGCTCCCTACGTGAGCGGTCCTTTTCGCGGCTCGTGGTCGAAGAGGCGGCGCGGCTGCTGCAATTCTACGGGTGCGAGACCCGCATTTTCGATCCGCGCGATCTGCCGATGCCGGACGCCATTGCGGGCGATGATCATCCGGCAGTGCACGAATTGCGCGAACACTCGCTGTGGTCCGAGGGGCAGGTGTGGTGCAGCCCCGAACGCCACGGCCAGATCACCGGGATCATGAAAACCCAGATCGACCACCTGCCGCTCGCCTATCAGGGCCTGCGCCCGACACAGGGGCGCACGCTGGCGGTGATGCAGGTCTGCGCCGGATCGCAGAGCTTCAACAGCGTCAACACCCTGCGCATTCTCGGGCGCTGGATGCGGATGTTCACCATCCCCAACCAGTCCTCGGTCGCCAAGGCCTATCTGGAATTCGACGCGGCCGGACGGATGAACCCGTCGAGCTATTACGACCGGATCGTCGACGTGGTGGAGGAACTGGTGCGCTTCACCGTGCTGCTGCGGCCCCATGCCGAGCAGCTAGTGGACCGCTACTCCGAGCGCAAAGACCAAGACACGCCTGTCGAAACCCCGGCCGATGCGGCAGGGATCACCGGGGCCTAG
- a CDS encoding carotenoid oxygenase family protein: protein MTQPFFNHPYLSGHHEPVRFEATAPDLIVDGDLPADLAGVFYRNGPEPLYPTREGDYHWFDGDGMVYAMHFQDGRVSLRNRWVRTEKFELEKAAGRRLFGMFGNPMTSDPQVQGKHYNTGNTNIILHGGKLLALMEGSQPVAMDPFELTTLGVHDYDGTIASTFSAHPKIDYATGELVNIGANINGWTGEAALQYTITTAEGVVRHAVTIPIPHFALIHTFFLTENWVVIPVVPLDTDIQRGMRGGPMTAWNTGRPTKLAILPREGTADDVRWFEFDPRHMFHECNAWEENGQIIADVAAANGTALFPDQDGNWLTHADTKMSLRRWTIDIAGASMKEETLNDRDIQFPRPDDRMMARKTRHAYGNMNLYSVDGRVDGMDAVLHYDTASGKEDFYHFGPGSAAGELVFAPRVGATHEADGYAMTLVHRANSPTSELAIFAATDIAAGPIATVRIPFRVPSGFHCNYYSADNPFYEAVASAG from the coding sequence ATGACTCAGCCGTTCTTCAATCACCCCTACCTGTCGGGCCATCACGAGCCGGTGCGGTTTGAAGCGACCGCGCCCGATCTGATTGTCGATGGCGATCTGCCGGCTGATCTCGCCGGTGTGTTCTATCGCAACGGGCCAGAGCCGCTCTATCCCACGCGCGAGGGGGATTATCACTGGTTTGACGGCGACGGCATGGTTTACGCCATGCACTTTCAGGACGGGCGCGTGTCCTTGCGCAATCGCTGGGTGCGGACTGAAAAGTTCGAGCTGGAGAAAGCCGCCGGTCGCCGGTTGTTCGGGATGTTCGGCAACCCGATGACCTCCGATCCGCAGGTGCAGGGCAAGCATTACAACACCGGCAACACCAATATCATCCTGCACGGCGGCAAGCTGCTGGCGCTGATGGAAGGCTCGCAGCCGGTCGCGATGGACCCGTTCGAGCTCACCACGCTGGGCGTGCATGATTATGACGGCACCATCGCCTCGACCTTCTCGGCCCACCCCAAGATCGACTACGCCACCGGCGAGCTGGTCAACATCGGCGCCAACATCAACGGCTGGACGGGCGAGGCCGCGCTGCAATACACCATCACCACCGCCGAGGGCGTGGTGCGCCATGCGGTGACGATCCCGATCCCGCACTTCGCGCTGATCCACACCTTCTTCCTCACCGAAAACTGGGTGGTTATCCCGGTGGTGCCGCTCGATACCGACATCCAGCGCGGGATGCGCGGCGGGCCGATGACCGCGTGGAACACCGGTCGCCCGACCAAGCTCGCGATCCTCCCGCGTGAAGGTACGGCGGATGATGTGCGCTGGTTCGAATTCGACCCGCGCCACATGTTCCACGAATGCAATGCCTGGGAGGAAAACGGCCAGATCATCGCCGATGTCGCCGCCGCCAACGGCACCGCGCTGTTCCCCGATCAGGATGGCAACTGGCTGACCCACGCGGACACCAAGATGTCGCTGCGCCGCTGGACGATCGATATTGCCGGGGCGAGCATGAAGGAGGAAACCCTCAATGATCGCGACATTCAGTTCCCGCGTCCCGATGATCGGATGATGGCGCGCAAGACCCGCCACGCCTATGGCAACATGAACCTCTATTCGGTCGATGGCCGGGTCGACGGGATGGACGCGGTGCTGCATTACGACACGGCGAGCGGCAAGGAGGATTTCTACCACTTCGGCCCCGGCTCTGCCGCAGGCGAACTGGTCTTCGCACCGCGCGTGGGCGCAACCCATGAGGCTGATGGCTATGCGATGACCCTGGTGCACCGCGCCAATTCGCCCACCAGCGAACTCGCGATCTTCGCTGCCACCGATATTGCCGCAGGGCCAATCGCGACGGTGCGGATTCCCTTCCGGGTGCCGTCAGGCTTCCACTGCAATTACTATTCGGCGGACAACCCGTTTTACGAAGCGGTGGCGAGCGCGGGGTAG
- a CDS encoding carotenoid oxygenase family protein — protein MNAPGTILPQNGADPYGHPGFDPVHTELRGVPLVIEGELPPELDGVFLRNGTNARFPPRRRRHMFDGEAMLHMIELRGGEARYSNTYVRTPRSAWIEQAGRNPFMGIADLTSGGKGALAGLMVERLKVRFGLLPRLSAIEAGSNGTAVLHHDDRLYCLQETALPFRLNVARDAQGWLTLDGRGANETFGGTLTCPFSAHPKTDETTGTVYSIGQDFTSGTTHLTRLERGGAIKTTTVMQAKPAAFFVHDYILTDTHIIFPDSSLRFNPGGLAGPEASVAQFDAKQPLRFGVIACDHREGDPVRWFETAVPGHIWHIANGWEADGALNVYAPVFRDYPPFMPIHTPAEPHTQFVHWRLDLASGDVTERVLLDHHYERPGIDWRRHGERARYTWLLDEAGGVMGQGVLKYDLFEEREAGYLDYGGLLGGEPVFVPRGEGKGEDEGWLVDLLADGTRAVLIVADAATMTEQCHIPLPQPVPFGVHALWLDRAATDALIAG, from the coding sequence ATGAATGCACCCGGCACAATCCTCCCGCAAAACGGGGCCGATCCTTATGGCCACCCCGGGTTTGACCCGGTGCATACGGAACTGCGCGGCGTGCCGCTGGTGATCGAGGGAGAATTGCCGCCTGAACTTGACGGGGTGTTCCTGCGCAATGGCACCAACGCGCGATTTCCCCCGCGCCGCCGACGCCACATGTTCGATGGCGAGGCGATGCTCCACATGATCGAATTGCGGGGCGGAGAGGCGCGCTATTCCAACACCTATGTCCGCACCCCGCGCTCGGCCTGGATCGAGCAGGCGGGGCGCAACCCCTTCATGGGGATCGCCGATCTCACCAGCGGCGGTAAGGGCGCGCTGGCCGGGCTGATGGTCGAGCGGCTCAAGGTCCGCTTCGGCTTGCTACCGCGTCTCAGCGCCATCGAAGCGGGGAGCAATGGCACGGCGGTGCTGCACCATGACGACCGGCTGTATTGCTTGCAGGAGACGGCGCTGCCGTTCCGCCTCAATGTGGCGCGCGATGCGCAAGGCTGGCTGACGCTCGACGGGCGCGGCGCCAACGAGACCTTTGGCGGCACGCTCACCTGCCCCTTCAGCGCCCACCCCAAGACCGATGAGACGACCGGCACGGTCTATTCGATCGGGCAGGATTTCACGTCAGGCACGACCCATCTGACCCGGCTGGAACGCGGCGGGGCGATCAAGACGACCACGGTGATGCAGGCCAAGCCCGCCGCCTTCTTCGTGCATGATTACATCCTGACCGACACGCACATCATCTTCCCCGACAGCTCGCTGCGCTTCAACCCCGGCGGGCTCGCGGGGCCGGAGGCGAGCGTGGCACAGTTCGATGCCAAGCAGCCGCTGCGCTTCGGCGTGATCGCGTGTGATCACCGCGAAGGCGATCCGGTGCGCTGGTTCGAGACCGCCGTCCCCGGTCATATTTGGCACATCGCCAATGGCTGGGAAGCGGACGGCGCGCTCAATGTCTATGCCCCGGTGTTCCGCGACTATCCGCCGTTCATGCCGATCCACACCCCGGCCGAGCCCCATACGCAATTCGTCCACTGGCGGCTCGATCTGGCGAGCGGAGACGTGACCGAGCGCGTGCTGCTCGATCACCATTACGAACGCCCCGGCATCGACTGGCGCCGCCACGGCGAGCGGGCGCGCTACACCTGGCTGCTTGATGAAGCGGGCGGCGTGATGGGGCAGGGCGTGCTCAAGTACGACCTCTTCGAGGAACGCGAGGCTGGCTATCTCGATTACGGCGGGCTGCTCGGCGGCGAGCCGGTGTTCGTGCCGCGCGGGGAGGGTAAAGGCGAGGATGAAGGCTGGCTGGTCGACCTCCTCGCCGATGGCACGCGCGCGGTGCTGATCGTCGCCGACGCCGCCACCATGACCGAGCAATGCCACATCCCGCTGCCCCAGCCCGTGCCGTTCGGGGTCCACGCCCTGTGGCTGGACCGCGCCGCGACCGATGCCCTCATCGCGGGGTGA